In Actinoplanes derwentensis, the following proteins share a genomic window:
- a CDS encoding bifunctional NAD(P)/FAD-dependent oxidoreductase/class I SAM-dependent methyltransferase → MEEQGYDVVVIGGGAAGLSGAMALARSRRSVLVVDSGEPRNAPAAHMHNVLGLDGVPPGELLAAGRAEIAGYGAEVVSARAESAVQDETGFRVTLDDGREVRGRRLLVTTGLVDELPEIPGLAGRWGRDVAHCPYCHGWELRDQRIGVITSGPMSVHQAQMWRQISPKVLLLLNGADEPAAPQAEELAARGVPVVPGVIEALETSEDRITGVRLTGGDVIALDAVVVAPKFTARSGFAESLGLAVSPFEMHGVTLGSRIAADEMGATSVPGVWVAGNVTNLGATVVIAMAAGQTAGAAINMDLIAEDTRQEVAGYRNRIATMFEEDAWEERYRGRDAIWSGRPNPVLVSETGDLSAGRALDVGCGEGADAVWLAQRGWQVTAVDISTVALGRAAGHAEAAGVAELVTVRHADLRHDEPGTGYDLVSAQFMHGPPEMRRELYSRLAGAVAPGGLLLVVGHHPSDLATFVGRMHFPDMLFTPEEIAGLLTPGEWKIVTAEARPRPATDPEGRQIIIHDAVLVARRQG, encoded by the coding sequence GTGGAGGAACAGGGTTACGACGTCGTCGTCATCGGCGGTGGGGCGGCCGGGCTCAGCGGAGCGATGGCGCTGGCCCGGTCCCGGCGTTCGGTGCTGGTGGTGGACAGCGGCGAACCGCGGAACGCACCGGCCGCGCACATGCACAACGTGCTGGGCCTCGACGGGGTCCCACCGGGGGAACTGCTGGCCGCGGGCCGGGCCGAGATCGCCGGGTACGGGGCGGAGGTGGTGTCCGCGCGGGCCGAGAGTGCGGTCCAGGACGAGACCGGGTTCCGGGTGACCCTGGACGACGGCCGGGAGGTCCGGGGACGCCGGCTGCTGGTGACGACCGGGCTGGTCGACGAACTGCCGGAGATCCCGGGACTGGCCGGACGCTGGGGCCGGGACGTGGCGCACTGCCCGTACTGCCACGGCTGGGAACTGCGCGACCAGCGGATCGGAGTGATCACGTCCGGGCCGATGAGCGTCCACCAGGCCCAGATGTGGCGGCAGATCAGCCCCAAGGTGCTGCTTCTGCTCAACGGCGCGGACGAGCCGGCCGCCCCGCAGGCCGAGGAACTGGCGGCGCGGGGTGTCCCGGTGGTGCCGGGCGTGATCGAGGCGCTGGAGACGAGCGAGGACCGGATCACCGGGGTACGCCTGACCGGCGGCGACGTGATCGCCCTGGACGCGGTGGTGGTGGCGCCGAAGTTCACCGCCCGGTCCGGGTTCGCCGAGTCGCTGGGCCTCGCGGTGAGCCCGTTCGAGATGCACGGTGTCACGCTGGGCAGCCGGATCGCGGCCGACGAGATGGGCGCGACCTCGGTGCCGGGCGTGTGGGTGGCCGGGAACGTGACGAACCTGGGCGCCACCGTGGTGATCGCGATGGCCGCCGGGCAGACCGCCGGAGCGGCGATCAACATGGATCTGATCGCCGAGGACACCCGGCAGGAGGTGGCCGGTTACCGGAACCGGATCGCGACGATGTTCGAAGAGGACGCCTGGGAGGAACGTTACCGGGGCCGGGACGCGATCTGGAGCGGTCGCCCGAACCCGGTGCTGGTGTCCGAAACCGGTGACCTGAGCGCCGGGCGGGCCCTGGACGTCGGTTGTGGTGAGGGCGCTGACGCGGTGTGGCTGGCGCAGCGCGGCTGGCAGGTGACGGCGGTGGACATCTCCACGGTCGCGCTGGGCCGGGCAGCCGGGCACGCCGAGGCCGCCGGAGTCGCCGAGCTGGTCACCGTCCGGCACGCGGATCTGCGGCACGACGAACCGGGCACCGGGTACGACCTGGTCAGCGCCCAGTTCATGCACGGCCCGCCGGAGATGCGCCGGGAGCTGTACTCCCGTCTGGCCGGGGCGGTGGCACCCGGGGGTCTCCTGCTGGTGGTCGGGCATCACCCGTCGGACCTGGCGACGTTCGTGGGGCGGATGCACTTCCCGGACATGCTGTTCACCCCGGAGGAGATCGCCGGCCTGCTGACGCCGGGGGAGTGGAAGATCGTCACGGCGGAGGCTCGTCCCCGCCCGGCGACTGACCCCGAAGGCCGGCAGATCATCATCCACGACGCGGTGCTGGTGGCACGGCGCCAGGGGTGA
- a CDS encoding phosphoglycerate dehydrogenase yields MKVLLPDTIALDPELPAGAVTAVYDVRLPIPAEHTDAAVLVVWGNTADNLADAARRLTGVRWVQTLAAGPDMVLRAGFAADVVVTAGLGLHDRTVAEHTLGLVLAAARRLNLLVRAQIGRRWAAELGGLQPVRPTDSFRTLADANVVIWGFGGIAARLSPLLAALGANVTGVARTAGTRHGFPVVTASDLPGLLPTTDVLIDILPASPETAGIVNAAVLDRLPAHAWLVNVGRGSTVDESALLAALRSGRLAGAALDVFETEPLPSSSPLWDEPGVIITPHAAGGRPEGAAALLTGNLAAFVTNAPLRNVVSR; encoded by the coding sequence ATGAAGGTTCTGTTGCCCGACACCATCGCCCTGGATCCGGAACTGCCCGCCGGGGCGGTGACCGCCGTCTACGACGTGCGCCTGCCGATCCCCGCCGAGCACACCGACGCCGCGGTGCTGGTGGTCTGGGGGAACACCGCGGACAATCTCGCCGACGCGGCGCGCAGGCTCACCGGTGTGCGCTGGGTGCAGACGCTCGCGGCCGGGCCGGACATGGTGCTGCGGGCCGGGTTCGCCGCCGACGTGGTGGTGACGGCCGGGCTGGGGTTGCACGACCGGACCGTCGCCGAGCACACCCTGGGCCTCGTGCTGGCCGCCGCCCGCCGGCTGAACCTGCTGGTCCGGGCCCAGATCGGCCGTCGCTGGGCGGCCGAGCTCGGCGGTCTCCAGCCGGTCCGGCCGACCGATTCGTTCCGCACCCTCGCTGACGCGAACGTGGTGATCTGGGGCTTCGGCGGCATCGCGGCCCGGCTGTCACCCCTGCTGGCGGCCCTCGGCGCGAACGTCACCGGCGTGGCCCGGACCGCCGGCACCCGGCACGGTTTCCCGGTGGTGACCGCATCCGATCTGCCGGGCCTGCTGCCCACCACGGACGTCCTGATCGACATCCTCCCGGCGTCCCCGGAGACCGCCGGCATCGTGAACGCCGCCGTCCTGGACCGGCTGCCGGCCCACGCCTGGCTGGTCAACGTGGGCCGGGGCAGCACTGTCGACGAGTCTGCGCTGCTGGCGGCCCTGCGGTCGGGGCGTCTGGCCGGTGCGGCCCTGGACGTCTTCGAGACCGAACCGCTGCCGTCGTCGTCGCCGCTGTGGGACGAGCCCGGCGTCATCATCACGCCGCACGCCGCCGGTGGCCGGCCCGAGGGCGCCGCCGCGCTGCTGACCGGGAACCTGGCAGCGTTCGTCACGAACGCCCCGCTGCGCAACGTGGTCTCCCGCTGA
- a CDS encoding glycosyltransferase family 39 protein → MSKTQTTTRPEAGTAAPPVTPPVRAGRPRPWVALRLTRFLPAGLTGALMLGVGLVHAGRPVLSWDEVTSAEVASRSVPQIVDLIPHLDAVFGFYYLLLHWWTALAGTSETALRLPSIVAMAGAVAVAAELGRRLFTPMTGLVTGLILCMIPNTSRYAAEARSYAFACFFAVLALLLLLEAIQRGQRKRWLWYGLSVLFLGLFHLVALTTLVAHAAFVALHRRSRLPVWAGTVTAALLPLAPIAWFGLHQQDAQLHWVEPLNLRRLHSMPGEIAGSREVVWFLIGMAVLVSWRPLRRLAPVALFAIGPLAVLAVVSVLFSPMWVARYLLVVLAPLAMLAAVALTGGRDGWPRFTVLRVVTALLLLGAIAIPGQRAVRAATAKTGPDYRSAAAVVLDRAAPGDVIVYPARNRSTRAGMDYYLRDRGPAGVAPADPLVRVPSAETGWLIATEHTAAAAHVTGAARIWIVVGDVRPDPLTARPDLRPLLTADYRRSGLWHEKRATVGLYELRP, encoded by the coding sequence TTGAGTAAGACGCAGACCACGACGAGACCGGAGGCCGGCACCGCCGCGCCACCGGTCACGCCACCGGTGCGGGCCGGCCGGCCGCGGCCCTGGGTCGCGCTGCGGCTGACGCGGTTCCTGCCCGCCGGGCTCACCGGGGCCCTGATGCTCGGTGTCGGCCTGGTGCACGCCGGCCGTCCCGTCCTGAGCTGGGACGAGGTCACCTCGGCCGAGGTCGCCTCCCGGTCGGTGCCGCAGATCGTCGACCTGATCCCGCACCTGGACGCCGTCTTCGGCTTCTACTACCTGCTCCTGCACTGGTGGACGGCGCTGGCCGGCACCTCCGAGACGGCCCTGCGGCTGCCGTCGATCGTCGCGATGGCCGGTGCCGTCGCGGTCGCCGCCGAACTCGGGCGCCGTCTCTTCACCCCGATGACCGGCCTGGTCACCGGGCTCATCCTGTGCATGATCCCGAATACCTCCCGCTATGCGGCCGAGGCCCGGTCCTACGCGTTCGCCTGCTTCTTCGCGGTCCTCGCCCTCCTGCTGCTGCTCGAGGCGATCCAGCGAGGGCAGAGAAAGCGATGGCTCTGGTACGGCCTGAGTGTCCTGTTCCTGGGCCTGTTCCACCTCGTCGCCCTGACCACGCTGGTGGCCCACGCCGCGTTCGTCGCCCTGCACCGCCGCTCCCGGCTGCCCGTCTGGGCCGGCACCGTCACCGCCGCGCTGCTCCCGCTGGCGCCGATCGCCTGGTTCGGCCTGCACCAGCAGGACGCCCAGCTGCACTGGGTCGAACCGCTCAACCTGCGCCGCCTGCACAGCATGCCCGGGGAGATCGCCGGTTCCCGCGAGGTCGTCTGGTTCCTGATCGGGATGGCCGTCCTGGTCTCCTGGCGCCCGCTGCGCCGTCTCGCCCCGGTCGCCCTGTTCGCGATCGGCCCGCTCGCCGTCCTGGCCGTGGTGTCGGTGCTGTTCTCGCCCATGTGGGTGGCCCGCTACCTGCTCGTCGTCCTCGCCCCGCTGGCCATGCTCGCCGCCGTCGCCCTCACCGGCGGGCGCGACGGCTGGCCCCGGTTCACCGTGCTGCGGGTGGTCACCGCCCTGCTGCTGCTCGGTGCCATCGCGATCCCCGGCCAGCGGGCCGTCCGGGCGGCCACCGCGAAGACCGGGCCCGACTACCGGTCCGCCGCCGCGGTCGTCCTCGACCGGGCCGCGCCCGGCGACGTGATCGTCTACCCGGCCCGGAACCGGTCCACCCGGGCCGGGATGGACTACTACCTGCGTGATCGCGGCCCGGCCGGAGTCGCGCCCGCCGACCCGCTGGTCCGGGTGCCGTCCGCCGAGACGGGCTGGCTGATCGCCACCGAACACACCGCCGCCGCCGCCCACGTGACCGGTGCGGCCCGAATCTGGATCGTGGTCGGCGACGTCCGGCCCGATCCGCTGACCGCCCGCCCCGACCTGCGCCCGCTGCTGACCGCCGACTACCGGCGCTCCGGTCTCTGGCACGAGAAACGGGCCACCGTCGGGCTGTACGAGCTGCGGCCCTGA